TGCTTTCAGGGGCCAAAACCGCCTTTGTGCAGGATGCCAATAGTTTGATTATGCCCACTGACCATTTGGTTGAGCTGCTGCGTCACTTGAGAACCGTCTTCCCCTCCATTATCCGGGTGACCTCCTACGCCCGTTCCAGAACTCTGGCCCAAAAAAAACCGAAAGAACTGATGGCCATTCGCCAGGCCGGCCTTGACCGGCTGCATGTGGGATTGGAAACCGGTGATGATGAGTTGCTGCTAATGGTTAAAAAGGGGGTGACCTCCGAGGGCCAAATCAAAGGGGGCCGCCAGGCCATGGAGGCCGGTTTTCAGCTTTCCGAGTACTGGATGCCCGGGCTGGGCGGGCGGGCCGGATGGGAAAACCATGCCGTTCACACGGCCCGGGTATTAAGCGCCATCAACCCCCATTATATCCGCTCCCGACCCTTTTATCCCGCCCCGGGAACCCCCCTGTATGAAGCGGCTGAAGCCGGAGAATTCCAAATGCTCACGCCCCAGGAGCAGATGCTCGAACTCAAACGCATGATGGAAGAACTGAACGTCACCTCGCGGGTCTGTTTCGATCATGCCGGCAACTACTGGACCGACCGGCGGGGTCACTTGCTTTTTACCCACAGTTATGAAGGGTATAAATTTCCGGAAGAGAAGCAGAAAGTGTTGGATCGCATCGAAGAGGGGCTTCTGGCCACAACAAACCCCCCTCCTTTCTAAATCTTTAAGGATAACCTTCGACTAAAAATATTCTTTTTGCTATACTTACCCTGATTTTGAACTATTACGCAATTTTAATGAAGGAGCGAAAAAATTGAATTGAGATGAAACAGTCTTCCGAAGAAATTGATAAATGTATTTCAGTGCTTAAAATCCTTGCAAACAACACGGACCGACTCGCCAATCTTCCGGAGGAACAAAGAATTGACCTTCTGAAATGGACCGGGCAAATATCCCGTCCCGATAGGGCGGAAATAAAAAAAAGAAATAAGGCGGCCAATAAAACGTACAGTCTGGCCGCGCTCGAAAAAGACCGACGGGCCAGAAATACAACCGGGATCCGTATGGCCCGGCTTGATACAACCTTTACCGCACCGAGAGAGGTTGAGTTTAATCCGCCAGAAGGTGAACCTAACGGCGAAGAAATAAGTTCACCCCGAAACTGCTATGTCTGTAAAAATGAGTTCACCCATCTACACTTTTTTTATGATAGCTTATGTAAAAAATGCGGCGACCTGAATTATCGAAAGCGTTTTCAGACTGCCTCTCTTCAGGGTCAGTTGGCTCTGATAACCGGCGCACGGGTGAAAATCGGGTATCAGGCGACCCTGATGATGTTGCAGGCCGGTGCCACGGTGATTGCGACCACCCGATTTCCTGTTGATGCCGCCACCCGATATTCCAAGGAAGAGGGATTTGCCGATTGGGGAGAGCGCCTGCAGATTCATGGTCTGGATCTGAGACATATTCCCAGTGTTGAAATTTTTACAGATTTTGTGGAACAAAGGTATGGGCGGCTCGACTTATTGATCAATAATGCGGCCCAGACGGTGAGACGACCTCCCGGGTTTTATGCCCATCTCATTGAAAATGAAATAAACGGGAACCAGGCAATGCCCGGAGAGGTCCGGAAACTGCTTGGAGACCATGAGGGGTGTAAAAAGCAACTCAAGTCTTTATGTCATAATATCCAAGAGCACGAATCTGCCCTTCCTGTAACCTGGCATGATCAGTGCCCTGGAATTGGTTTGCGTGAATCCGCCCGACTCTCACAGATTCCTTATCGCCATGATCATTCTCTGGTTTCTGAGGAAATATTCCCAAAAGGAAAGTTGGATGCCGACCTTCAACAGGTGGATCTGCGCCGGACCAACAGTTGGCGTTTACGTCTGGGAGAAATACAAACCGCCGAGATGCTTGAAGTTCAACTGGTGAATGCTGTGGCGCCCTTTGTGTTATGCAATCGATTAATCCCTCTGATGCGGCGCGAATATAGCGGGCAAAAGCATATTGTCAATGTGACGGCCATGGAAGGTAAATTTTTCAGATTCAAGAAGGATGACAGACATCCCCATACCAACATGGCTAAAGCGGCCTTGAATATGATGACCCATACAGCCGCAGAAGATTTAGCCCGGGATGGGATTTATATGAATGCGGTGGATACCGGATGGGTAACCGATGAAGATCCTGTGGAACTTTCCAGAGTTAAACAGGAAGTGCATGATTTCCAGCCCCCGTTAGACATTGTGGATGGAGCGGCCAGGATCTGTGATCCCTTCTTTGACGGGATATTAACCGGTAAACACTGGTCCGGTAAATTTCTCAAAGACTATTTTCCTATCGATTGGTAGACCCGGCAGGGGAAGATTTATCCCTAATATTTTTGGTTAGGAATTTTTTTGGACGATCAGCTTTACGCGACTTGCCCCGATGAAATAACGGGCCTTTTGGCAAAGGAAATCGCTGTTATCGGCGGAACCCAGGTGCGGGCTTCTTATCGGGTCGTGTACTTTCGCGCTTCGAAGGAAGTCGCTTACAAAGCCCACTTGCACTTACGCCTGGCGAATCGAATTTGCCGGGTTTTAAAAGAAATCCCAGCCCAGTCCCCGACCATCATCTTCGACAAGGCCAGGAAA
This sequence is a window from Deltaproteobacteria bacterium. Protein-coding genes within it:
- a CDS encoding radical SAM protein, whose product is MSSQAAEKYNFETGVYRPPSEGGSSSLLVRFTRNCPWNRCGFCSMYKTEKFELRSVAEIRQDIEAIAALCRDLNPGGRVGGVIASEAVGSLINRHPELNYHQGFAMVYHWLLSGAKTAFVQDANSLIMPTDHLVELLRHLRTVFPSIIRVTSYARSRTLAQKKPKELMAIRQAGLDRLHVGLETGDDELLLMVKKGVTSEGQIKGGRQAMEAGFQLSEYWMPGLGGRAGWENHAVHTARVLSAINPHYIRSRPFYPAPGTPLYEAAEAGEFQMLTPQEQMLELKRMMEELNVTSRVCFDHAGNYWTDRRGHLLFTHSYEGYKFPEEKQKVLDRIEEGLLATTNPPPF
- a CDS encoding SDR family oxidoreductase — translated: MKQSSEEIDKCISVLKILANNTDRLANLPEEQRIDLLKWTGQISRPDRAEIKKRNKAANKTYSLAALEKDRRARNTTGIRMARLDTTFTAPREVEFNPPEGEPNGEEISSPRNCYVCKNEFTHLHFFYDSLCKKCGDLNYRKRFQTASLQGQLALITGARVKIGYQATLMMLQAGATVIATTRFPVDAATRYSKEEGFADWGERLQIHGLDLRHIPSVEIFTDFVEQRYGRLDLLINNAAQTVRRPPGFYAHLIENEINGNQAMPGEVRKLLGDHEGCKKQLKSLCHNIQEHESALPVTWHDQCPGIGLRESARLSQIPYRHDHSLVSEEIFPKGKLDADLQQVDLRRTNSWRLRLGEIQTAEMLEVQLVNAVAPFVLCNRLIPLMRREYSGQKHIVNVTAMEGKFFRFKKDDRHPHTNMAKAALNMMTHTAAEDLARDGIYMNAVDTGWVTDEDPVELSRVKQEVHDFQPPLDIVDGAARICDPFFDGILTGKHWSGKFLKDYFPIDW